CCCGGTCACGCAGGCGGTGTTCGGATCAGTTCCCGAAACCGTCGGCGAAGAGGTCGACCGGACGGTCGTCATGGCTCGCGGTCCCGAGGAGTCGACGATGTCGATCCGCGAGGCGATCGCTCGCCGCCTCTCCGTGTAGTCGGTAACGCGCTCTGAGTCATCTGTGAGTCGATAGTTTTTCTATCCCCTCTCCACGACCAACCGATAATGTATCTCATCATCGTCGGCGCGGGCGACATCGGAACGCCCCTGATCGAGATCGCGACTCGGTCGGGCAACGAGGTTGTCGTCATTGAACGCGACGGCGCGAAGGCCGACCGGATCGCCAGCGAATACGACTGTCTCGTTCTAAACGCAGACGCGACGGTGCGCGAAACGCTCGAGGACGCGGGAGCCGACCGGGCCGACGCGGTCATCTCCACGACTGATCAGGACGCGACGAACGTCATGGTCTGTCTTCTCGCAAAGGAGTTCGACGTGCCGAGCATCCTGTCGGTCGTTCACAACCCCGAGCACATGAGTCTCTTCCGACAGATCGGCGTGAACACGATGGAGAACCCCCAGCAACTTATCGCCGAGCACCTCTATCGGTCCGTCGCCCGTCCCGCTATCGTCGACTACATGCGGATCAGCGAGGAGGCCGAGGTGTTCGAGATCACCGTCACTGAGGACGCACCGATTGCCGGTCGGACACTGCAGGAGGCTGCACAGGAGGGATACCTCACCGGCGACACACTCGTTGTTGCCATCGAACGTGAAGAATCGGACAAGCCGATCACCCCACGCGGGAACACCCGAATCAAAGCCGGTGACCTGCTGACTGTCTACTCGGCGGTCGGCGCGGATCCAGAGATCACCGACATCTTCGGCCATTACGAGGACACCACGGAATGAACGGGACGAAAGCGACGCTCGGACGTGACATCGGCCGGATGCTCGAAGCGCTGGCTGGACTCGTCGGCGTCACGGCGGTCGTCGCACTCGTCTGGGGAGAGTTCTACGTCGTGCCCGCGCTTGCGGTCTCGGCGGCGATCCCGTTCGGCGTCGGGTACGCGCTGACGACGCTGTTCGAAGACGCCGAGGACCCCGGGAAACTCCACGGCATGATGGTCGCGGCCTCGGGCTGGTTCGCGGTCGCGCTGTTCGGCTCGCTGCCCTTCCTGCTGGTCGCCTGGACAGTCGAACTCGATCCGGCGCTGCTCTCAGTCCCATCTTCGGCCCGGACTTCGACGCTCGCGGCGTTCACGGAGCCGCTGAACGCGTTCTTCGAGAGCATGAGCGGCTTCACCGGGACTGGGCTGACCATGACCGACAACGAGGAGGTCCTGCCCCGGACGCTGCAGTGGTGGCGGTCGTTCATCGAGTGGGTCGGCGGCGTCGGCGTGATCGTCCTGACGACGGCGATTCTCGCCCGCCCCGGCAGCGGATCGCTGACGCTCTACGAGAGCGAGGCGCGCTCGGAGAAGATCCATCCCTCCATCGTCTCAACGGTCCGGACGATCTGGTGGATCTTCGTCCTCTTCACGTTCGTCTCGATCACGCTGCTGTGGCTGGCCGGGATGCCGATCTGGGGGGCGATCAACCACGGCATGACCGGGCTGGCGACCGGCGGGTTCTCGATCACCGACAACTCCATCGCGACCTACGACAGCGTCGCGATCGACTTCGCGCTGCTGCCGATTATGACGCTCGGCTCGATCGCGTTTCCGATCCACTTTCTCATCCTCCGGGGCGACCTGAAGAACTTCTACACCGACCTCCAGACGCGGTGGGTACTGGGCGGGTTCACCCTCGGCTCGGCGTTCCTCTGGGCGCTGGTGTACTTCGGCGGCACCTACGGCTCGGCGTTCACGGCGTTGCGTTACGGACTGTTCCAGTTCGTCTCGGCGATGTCCTGTACGGGCTTTCAGACTGCCGTCAGCTCGACGAACGTCGCGCTGGGCAACTGGACGGCCGCCGCACAGCTGACCGTCGCCGGCGGAATGGTGGTCGGCGCAGCCGCGGGGTCGACCGTCGGCGGGATCAAACTGATCCGGCTAGCGACGCTGATCAAGGGTATCCAGCACCGCGTCTCCGACGTGTTCTATCCCGCATCGGCAGTCCGACGGCTTGAGATCGACGGCCGTCGGCTGGACGAGCGCGAGGCCAGACGGGAGTTCGAGGAGGCGGGGATCATCGCCGTCCTCTGGGTCGCGTTCC
This window of the Halapricum desulfuricans genome carries:
- a CDS encoding TrkH family potassium uptake protein, translating into MNGTKATLGRDIGRMLEALAGLVGVTAVVALVWGEFYVVPALAVSAAIPFGVGYALTTLFEDAEDPGKLHGMMVAASGWFAVALFGSLPFLLVAWTVELDPALLSVPSSARTSTLAAFTEPLNAFFESMSGFTGTGLTMTDNEEVLPRTLQWWRSFIEWVGGVGVIVLTTAILARPGSGSLTLYESEARSEKIHPSIVSTVRTIWWIFVLFTFVSITLLWLAGMPIWGAINHGMTGLATGGFSITDNSIATYDSVAIDFALLPIMTLGSIAFPIHFLILRGDLKNFYTDLQTRWVLGGFTLGSAFLWALVYFGGTYGSAFTALRYGLFQFVSAMSCTGFQTAVSSTNVALGNWTAAAQLTVAGGMVVGAAAGSTVGGIKLIRLATLIKGIQHRVSDVFYPASAVRRLEIDGRRLDEREARREFEEAGIIAVLWVAFLTVAMFVLLPVLPMSEYTLENVIFEVASAQGNVGLSAGITGPSMPDLGKVMFLFNMWIGRLEIIPVLVLLRVIFRRGGVYR
- a CDS encoding potassium channel family protein, yielding MYLIIVGAGDIGTPLIEIATRSGNEVVVIERDGAKADRIASEYDCLVLNADATVRETLEDAGADRADAVISTTDQDATNVMVCLLAKEFDVPSILSVVHNPEHMSLFRQIGVNTMENPQQLIAEHLYRSVARPAIVDYMRISEEAEVFEITVTEDAPIAGRTLQEAAQEGYLTGDTLVVAIEREESDKPITPRGNTRIKAGDLLTVYSAVGADPEITDIFGHYEDTTE